One Bacillus sp. 1780r2a1 DNA segment encodes these proteins:
- the accC gene encoding acetyl-CoA carboxylase biotin carboxylase subunit encodes MIKKLLVANRGEIAVRIIRACKELGVESVAVYSQADRNALHVQLADEAYCIGPTASKDSYLNFTNIMSVATSTGCDAIHPGYGFLAENSDFAELCRECNITFVGPTPEAITKMGTKDIARETMRQAGVPIVPGSTGIVESVEDGMSIAKDIGYPVIIKATAGGGGKGIRVARTEQELVKGITITQQEAATAFGNPGVYIEKYIEDFRHVEIQVLADTHGNVIHLGERDCSIQRRLQKLIEETPSPALNEETRAKMGDAAVKAAEAVGYTGAGTVEFIFDYRENKFYFMEMNTRIQVEHPVTEMVTGVDLIQEQIKVANGEYLPLKQEEVTFNGWAIECRINAENPEKNFMPSAGTIEMYLPPGGYGVRVDSAAYPGYTIPPYYDSMIAKLIVHAPTREEAIERMKRALSEFVIEGVATTIPFHLKLLNHEQFVGGEFNTKFLELHDVMNS; translated from the coding sequence ATGATTAAAAAGCTTTTAGTTGCAAATAGAGGAGAAATTGCAGTCCGTATTATTCGTGCCTGCAAAGAATTAGGCGTAGAGTCAGTTGCAGTTTATTCCCAAGCCGATCGCAACGCTCTTCATGTACAGCTTGCAGATGAAGCTTATTGCATTGGACCTACGGCATCAAAAGATAGTTATTTAAACTTTACAAATATCATGAGCGTTGCAACATCAACAGGTTGTGATGCAATTCATCCAGGATATGGATTCTTAGCGGAGAACTCTGATTTCGCAGAGCTTTGTCGAGAATGCAATATTACGTTTGTGGGACCTACTCCTGAAGCTATTACAAAAATGGGCACAAAAGATATTGCGCGAGAAACAATGCGTCAAGCAGGCGTGCCAATTGTTCCAGGTTCAACTGGTATTGTAGAGTCAGTTGAAGATGGCATGTCAATTGCTAAAGATATTGGATATCCTGTAATTATTAAAGCAACAGCCGGTGGTGGCGGAAAAGGAATTCGCGTTGCAAGAACAGAGCAAGAGCTTGTAAAAGGCATTACGATCACGCAACAGGAAGCTGCTACGGCATTTGGTAATCCAGGTGTTTATATCGAAAAGTACATTGAAGATTTCCGCCATGTTGAAATACAAGTATTAGCAGATACACATGGTAACGTGATTCATTTAGGAGAGCGTGACTGTAGTATTCAGCGTCGACTTCAAAAGTTAATTGAAGAAACGCCTTCGCCAGCACTAAATGAAGAAACACGTGCTAAAATGGGAGACGCAGCTGTAAAAGCAGCTGAGGCAGTTGGCTACACAGGTGCCGGTACAGTAGAGTTTATCTTTGATTATCGTGAAAATAAATTCTATTTCATGGAAATGAATACGCGTATTCAAGTAGAGCATCCTGTAACAGAAATGGTAACAGGTGTTGACTTGATTCAAGAGCAAATTAAAGTAGCAAATGGCGAATATCTTCCTTTGAAACAAGAGGAAGTAACATTTAATGGATGGGCGATCGAATGTCGTATTAACGCAGAGAACCCTGAGAAAAACTTCATGCCATCTGCTGGAACAATTGAAATGTATTTACCACCAGGCGGCTACGGAGTACGCGTTGATTCAGCTGCATACCCAGGCTATACAATCCCGCCATATTATGATTCTATGATTGCGAAGCTAATTGTTCATGCACCAACTCGCGAAGAGGCAATCGAGCGAATGAAGCGTGCTTTAAGTGAGTTTGTTATTGAAGGAGTTGCAACAACGATTCCGTTCCACTTGAAATTATTAAATCACGAACAATTTGTAGGTGGAGAATTCAATACAAAATTTCTTGAGCTACATGATGTAATGAATTCGTAG
- the accB gene encoding acetyl-CoA carboxylase biotin carboxyl carrier protein: protein MLKIQEIRELIKLVDQSSIEEFVYEHEGSKVKMKKKDAIVSKNASPVQVVSSTPEVVAPQPVAQPQAAAVSETKPAEPVEAAPAKDENLHKITSPMVGTFYASSSPDEDAYVAVGDKVQKDSIVCIVEAMKLFNEIEAEVKGEIVEILAENGQLVEYGQPLFLVKPE from the coding sequence ATGTTAAAAATTCAAGAAATCCGTGAATTAATTAAATTAGTTGATCAATCATCCATTGAAGAATTTGTATATGAGCATGAAGGATCAAAAGTAAAAATGAAAAAGAAAGATGCAATTGTTTCAAAGAACGCTTCGCCTGTACAAGTTGTTTCATCAACTCCTGAAGTAGTAGCACCACAACCTGTTGCTCAACCACAAGCGGCAGCCGTAAGCGAAACAAAACCAGCTGAGCCAGTAGAAGCAGCGCCAGCTAAAGATGAGAATCTACATAAAATTACGTCTCCAATGGTTGGAACGTTTTATGCATCATCTTCTCCAGATGAAGATGCATATGTTGCAGTTGGTGACAAAGTTCAAAAGGATTCCATTGTATGTATCGTTGAAGCAATGAAATTATTTAATGAAATTGAAGCAGAGGTTAAAGGTGAAATTGTAGAAATTTTAGCTGAGAATGGTCAGCTTGTAGAGTATGGTCAACCTCTTTTCTTAGTGAAGCCTGAATAA
- a CDS encoding SpoIIIAH-like family protein: MLLKKQTVWLLTMLSLVVVLSVYYMTTPESPQSNVAVVDQQEENTKKEAGKEDAKEPAKEDTKKENAKSTTESKTTVSNVESDELFTALRLELIDERSKLKEELQEVAASKNVSATEVSKAMDKIDQLSELAEKEAVIETLIKSKGYEDALVRADGSEVNITVKTEKHSKAKANEIIQLVKKELGQKEVAVEFQPTK; this comes from the coding sequence ATGTTATTAAAAAAGCAAACAGTTTGGTTATTAACAATGTTAAGTTTAGTAGTGGTTTTATCAGTATACTATATGACAACCCCAGAAAGCCCTCAATCAAACGTAGCGGTTGTGGATCAACAAGAAGAAAATACGAAAAAAGAAGCTGGAAAAGAAGATGCTAAAGAGCCCGCAAAAGAAGATACAAAAAAAGAAAATGCTAAGTCTACTACAGAGAGCAAAACGACTGTATCAAATGTAGAAAGTGATGAATTGTTTACGGCGCTTCGATTAGAGCTAATTGATGAGAGAAGCAAGTTGAAAGAAGAGTTACAAGAAGTAGCTGCTTCCAAAAACGTATCGGCTACTGAAGTAAGTAAAGCAATGGATAAAATCGACCAACTGTCAGAGCTAGCAGAAAAAGAGGCTGTCATTGAAACATTAATTAAATCTAAAGGTTATGAAGATGCATTGGTAAGAGCTGATGGTAGCGAGGTTAATATTACTGTGAAAACTGAAAAGCATTCTAAAGCAAAAGCAAATGAAATTATTCAATTAGTGAAAAAAGAGCTTGGACAAAAAGAGGTGGCAGTTGAGTTTCAACCAACAAAATAA
- the spoIIIAG gene encoding stage III sporulation protein AG, producing MNDKKEESSFFKRLFSMTKKSGDKKPSKLVYMGILLAAGMVFMLMNGSKGMLQSTVDEAKPASSTVQDQEDVPTFGSKKNTAITDYEKKYEEQLQEVLEQIDGVSKVEVIVNLDATEAKVYEKNTVTQKQSTDETDREGGKRKVEDISTDEKLVIVRSGDQEKPVVVKTEKPKVRGILVVAKGADNIEVKKWIIEAVTRSLDVPSHRVAVLPKKG from the coding sequence ATGAATGATAAAAAAGAAGAATCATCGTTTTTTAAAAGACTTTTCTCCATGACCAAAAAATCAGGTGACAAAAAGCCTTCTAAGCTCGTTTATATGGGTATTTTATTAGCAGCAGGAATGGTCTTTATGCTCATGAACGGTTCAAAGGGTATGTTGCAATCAACAGTAGATGAAGCAAAACCAGCTTCTTCTACTGTACAGGACCAAGAGGATGTTCCAACGTTTGGTTCGAAAAAAAACACAGCGATTACTGATTATGAAAAGAAATATGAAGAACAGTTACAAGAAGTATTAGAACAGATTGATGGTGTAAGCAAGGTGGAAGTAATCGTGAACCTCGATGCAACAGAGGCGAAAGTTTATGAGAAAAATACGGTGACCCAAAAGCAATCGACGGATGAAACGGATCGTGAAGGTGGAAAGCGAAAGGTAGAAGACATTTCTACAGATGAAAAGTTAGTTATCGTTAGAAGTGGTGACCAGGAAAAGCCTGTTGTAGTGAAAACAGAAAAACCGAAAGTACGAGGCATTCTTGTCGTCGCGAAAGGGGCTGATAATATCGAGGTGAAAAAGTGGATTATTGAAGCAGTGACACGCTCCTTAGATGTTCCTAGTCATAGAGTTGCCGTATTACCTAAAAAAGGTTAA